The following coding sequences lie in one Terriglobia bacterium genomic window:
- a CDS encoding DmsE family decaheme c-type cytochrome, with protein MHKLNQFFALCALVVGLLGFVPAMAQVDRSLKGDQNCTVCHDESWRVPVLSIYQTKHGVKADERTPGCQSCHGESAEHQNDPGNKSPDVVFGAKSKKLSSAEVRNAACLTCHESRILPRTNWSGSQHETRGVACSDCHEAHVPVQRVFNKLTQPEVCFACHKTQRAQIHRFSRHPIAEGKVTCSNCHNPHGSTGPTLLVKNSVNETCYTCHAEKRGPFLWEHAPVVDDCTNCHTPHGSNLSPLLKMRPPMLCQSCHSGDHGKNLYSGANLPSGNVTTVNGRLPLASQSPPAQGNSRGCLNCHSLVHGSNHPAGAKFQR; from the coding sequence ATGCACAAATTAAATCAGTTCTTTGCGCTGTGCGCGCTGGTCGTCGGCCTTCTCGGGTTCGTACCCGCGATGGCACAGGTGGATCGGTCGCTTAAAGGGGATCAGAATTGTACCGTCTGCCACGACGAAAGCTGGAGAGTGCCGGTACTTTCGATCTATCAGACCAAACACGGCGTGAAGGCCGATGAGCGCACCCCCGGCTGCCAGTCCTGCCACGGCGAGAGCGCCGAACACCAGAACGATCCGGGCAACAAGTCGCCGGATGTCGTTTTCGGAGCCAAGTCGAAGAAATTGTCGTCTGCGGAGGTGAGAAATGCAGCCTGTCTTACCTGCCACGAGTCCCGCATTCTTCCCCGGACGAACTGGTCGGGCAGCCAGCATGAAACCCGCGGCGTCGCATGCAGCGATTGCCATGAGGCACACGTCCCCGTCCAGAGGGTATTCAACAAGCTGACGCAGCCCGAAGTCTGCTTTGCCTGCCACAAAACTCAGCGGGCACAGATTCATCGCTTCTCGAGGCATCCGATCGCGGAAGGCAAAGTGACCTGTTCCAACTGCCACAATCCGCACGGCTCGACCGGTCCGACGCTGCTCGTGAAGAACTCGGTTAACGAGACCTGCTACACGTGTCATGCGGAAAAGCGCGGCCCCTTCCTCTGGGAGCACGCCCCCGTCGTTGACGACTGCACCAACTGCCACACGCCGCACGGCTCGAATCTGTCGCCGCTCTTGAAGATGCGGCCACCGATGCTCTGTCAAAGCTGTCATAGCGGTGACCACGGCAAGAATCTCTATAGTGGCGCAAACCTGCCGAGCGGAAACGTGACAACCGTCAATGGCCGGCTGCCGCTGGCGAGCCAGAGCCCGCCTGCCCAGGGGAACTCCCGAGGCTGCCTGAATTGTCACTCACTGGTCCACGGCTCGAATCATCCGGCCGGCGCCAAGTTCCAGCGATGA
- a CDS encoding response regulator transcription factor has protein sequence MQFSRQPGKKPIPVIVADGNVMASRFVCAQLKKHSQFDLVGCAATVGGLLELFERRKAKVALISTNLQDGRLSGLAIFPLLRDKYPDVRRVLMIDHPEPELVLEAFRGGARGVFTCYESQFDALCKCISCVHGGQIWANAQQLNCLVDALAQAHTVRLADAQGSNLLSKREEEVVQRVAEGLSNHDIAQQLHLSDHTVKNHLFHIFDKLGISNRVELVLYAVSHPKRTAMSMSGDDSPAVMPGRPTFDSPK, from the coding sequence GTGCAATTTTCCCGCCAGCCTGGGAAAAAGCCGATCCCTGTTATCGTCGCCGACGGCAACGTGATGGCTTCCCGTTTCGTTTGCGCGCAACTCAAGAAACACTCGCAGTTTGATTTGGTCGGCTGCGCCGCCACCGTTGGCGGACTGCTCGAGCTGTTCGAACGCCGCAAAGCGAAAGTAGCTTTAATTAGCACTAACCTCCAGGACGGTCGGCTGAGCGGCTTGGCGATCTTCCCGCTGCTCCGAGATAAGTACCCTGACGTTCGTCGGGTCCTGATGATCGACCACCCGGAACCGGAGCTGGTGCTGGAGGCATTCCGGGGAGGCGCCAGGGGCGTTTTCACCTGCTACGAGTCGCAGTTCGATGCCCTCTGCAAATGTATTTCCTGCGTGCACGGCGGCCAAATTTGGGCCAATGCGCAGCAGTTGAACTGTCTGGTCGATGCGCTGGCTCAGGCGCATACCGTCCGGCTCGCCGATGCCCAAGGCTCCAACCTTTTGAGCAAACGAGAGGAGGAGGTGGTGCAGCGGGTCGCCGAAGGCTTGAGCAACCACGACATCGCCCAGCAGCTTCATCTGAGTGATCACACGGTGAAGAACCACCTCTTTCACATCTTCGACAAACTGGGCATCTCCAACCGCGTGGAACTGGTGCTGTACGCCGTGAGCCACCCAAAGCGGACAGCGATGTCGATGTCCGGTGACGATTCTCCTGCTGTTATGCCCGGCAGACCTACGTTTGATTCGCCAAAATGA
- a CDS encoding integrase core domain-containing protein — protein MDAGPHADQSFGNRSTAEGDPVTIKTLKREEIYANEYENLEDLREHVGEFIERYYNQTRLHSALGYRSPDEFEQQASQASEAKAIAPTVRFFPESREKASTGMTGEGTQTPSLPQAPTLLGESTR, from the coding sequence CTGGACGCTGGACCGCACGCTGACCAGTCGTTTGGCAACCGAAGCACTGCAGAAGGCGATCCAGTCACTATCAAGACCCTGAAGCGCGAAGAGATTTACGCCAACGAGTACGAGAACCTGGAGGACTTGCGCGAGCACGTCGGGGAGTTCATCGAGCGGTATTACAACCAGACGCGGCTGCACTCAGCGCTGGGCTATCGCTCGCCCGATGAGTTCGAGCAACAGGCCAGCCAAGCAAGTGAAGCAAAGGCAATTGCTCCTACAGTGAGGTTTTTCCCGGAATCGAGAGAGAAAGCTTCGACAGGGATGACCGGGGAAGGGACTCAAACGCCGTCCCTTCCCCAGGCCCCTACCCTGCTCGGAGAATCAACGAGATGA
- a CDS encoding MtrB/PioB family decaheme-associated outer membrane protein gives MKDNTKNDYAPRSVRAMRGTLTAIVLMLAMLAGYKVSAAAQTTAASQTTPEKKVEVGVGGVSDSSFKFGEYNGLQNQGPFGVGNFDLRGGAAYDSGSTWRWRLKGTNLGLETRNLSAEFGKQGKFRFIFAYDELLANRSDTYQTPYLGAGTNNLTLPANWIKPTVPQVNANNVNFRSFDPIAGTGSVINSAGVLTPPTAAQLATLANIRANDLPAFHNVDLYTKRTRLDAGFSYSPDQQWDIPISFSHEHKAGRKALGAVSSQVSENAVIIPDLIDFDTEQANASVSYKLKKLFLTIAYYGSFFNNNVKSMTWQDVADPTKSATMASAPSNQFNQLSFTGGYKISANTKLVVTGSYGRNTQNDAFLGPSTAANGQLAFGLPAASLNGLVVTGTLNAKLTAKPTKEWNLSAAYKYDNRDNQTPVNIYLFQDANEAKSGVSPFAGLNGLPATLGSNTNIYENRAYSKQINQLNLQGERSVGKRQYLQGGYDWQKIDRSCSGSWINCADAPTTNEHTLRAEWRKSTVGNFTARLGYAFSWRRGKYDEDAFLALVPMANVVPAGATQSVLSYLLQTGLTGFGPIAGLPATPLTGNAAIFSPNNNIVPQALYGSRNNINELVGMRRYMVADRNRHKVRSNLEWQATEKFSLQGTGDFNDDDYLNSIYGLKKGMFWQASVDASYAASENFVADLFYTYDNQRFLSAGDAYGSNSSAAFQGQAADTIVSGGCFSTVAAKNASAKIDPCLNWSKNNRDKIDTVGFVIRRKNLISGKLELAGEVMFTRARTDTAVNGGSYVNNPLALAAPAPPLPAGTPAVFFIPASDYPTLRNDEITVRPSATYALSKSASLRAFYMFQRLMATDWAYAGLQFGTGTNYLPTNEKSPSYGVHAGGFSLVYTF, from the coding sequence ATGAAAGACAATACTAAAAACGATTATGCCCCCCGTTCGGTGCGGGCTATGCGCGGCACGCTTACCGCCATCGTTCTGATGCTGGCCATGCTGGCCGGCTATAAGGTCAGCGCGGCTGCGCAAACTACTGCTGCGAGCCAGACCACGCCTGAAAAAAAGGTCGAAGTCGGTGTTGGCGGCGTCAGTGACAGCTCGTTTAAATTCGGCGAATACAACGGCCTGCAGAATCAAGGGCCCTTTGGCGTCGGCAACTTCGACCTGCGCGGCGGCGCCGCCTACGACAGTGGCAGTACGTGGCGCTGGCGCCTCAAAGGAACGAATCTCGGCCTCGAAACTCGCAATCTGTCCGCCGAGTTCGGGAAACAGGGCAAATTCCGGTTCATCTTCGCCTATGACGAGCTGCTGGCGAACCGCTCCGACACCTATCAGACGCCGTACCTGGGCGCTGGTACCAATAACCTCACTTTGCCGGCCAATTGGATAAAGCCGACGGTGCCGCAGGTCAACGCGAACAACGTCAATTTCCGCTCGTTCGATCCGATCGCGGGAACAGGAAGCGTCATCAACAGTGCAGGCGTGCTGACGCCTCCTACTGCGGCTCAGTTAGCCACGCTGGCCAATATACGTGCGAACGATCTTCCGGCGTTCCACAATGTCGATCTCTACACAAAGCGCACCCGGCTCGACGCCGGGTTCAGCTACAGCCCCGATCAACAATGGGACATCCCGATCAGCTTCAGTCATGAGCATAAGGCGGGCCGCAAGGCGCTGGGCGCCGTTTCATCGCAGGTCAGTGAAAATGCCGTCATCATTCCCGATCTAATCGACTTCGACACCGAGCAAGCCAATGCGAGCGTGAGTTACAAGCTGAAGAAGCTTTTCTTGACCATCGCGTATTACGGTTCGTTCTTCAACAACAACGTCAAGTCCATGACTTGGCAAGACGTTGCCGATCCGACGAAGTCCGCGACCATGGCGAGCGCGCCGAGCAACCAGTTCAACCAGTTGAGTTTCACCGGTGGCTACAAAATTTCAGCCAACACCAAGCTGGTCGTGACCGGATCTTACGGGCGCAACACTCAAAACGACGCTTTCCTGGGCCCCTCGACGGCGGCAAATGGGCAGTTGGCATTCGGCCTGCCGGCCGCGTCGCTGAACGGGCTTGTCGTGACGGGGACGCTTAATGCGAAGCTAACCGCCAAACCAACCAAGGAATGGAACCTCAGCGCGGCCTACAAGTACGACAACCGCGATAATCAAACTCCGGTCAACATCTACCTATTCCAGGACGCCAACGAAGCTAAGAGTGGCGTGTCCCCCTTCGCCGGCCTCAATGGATTGCCTGCAACCCTGGGAAGCAATACAAACATTTATGAGAATCGTGCCTATAGCAAGCAGATCAACCAGCTCAACTTGCAAGGTGAACGTTCCGTGGGGAAGAGGCAATATCTGCAGGGCGGATACGACTGGCAGAAAATCGACCGCAGTTGCTCCGGCTCGTGGATCAACTGCGCCGACGCGCCTACAACCAATGAACACACGCTGCGTGCCGAGTGGCGCAAAAGCACGGTGGGCAATTTTACGGCCAGACTGGGCTATGCCTTTTCCTGGCGCAGGGGGAAGTATGACGAGGACGCCTTCCTGGCATTGGTGCCCATGGCAAACGTCGTGCCCGCGGGCGCAACGCAGAGCGTTTTAAGCTATCTGCTCCAGACTGGGCTGACTGGGTTCGGCCCCATAGCGGGCCTGCCAGCCACGCCCCTCACCGGCAACGCAGCCATCTTCTCTCCCAACAACAACATTGTGCCGCAGGCCCTCTACGGCAGCCGCAACAACATTAATGAATTGGTCGGCATGAGAAGGTACATGGTGGCAGATCGCAATCGCCACAAGGTGCGCTCAAACTTAGAGTGGCAAGCGACCGAAAAGTTCTCGCTGCAGGGCACGGGCGACTTCAACGACGACGATTACCTTAACTCGATCTACGGCTTGAAGAAGGGAATGTTTTGGCAGGCAAGCGTTGATGCCAGCTATGCGGCGAGTGAAAACTTCGTTGCCGATCTGTTTTATACCTACGACAACCAGCGTTTCCTCAGTGCAGGCGATGCGTATGGCAGCAACAGCTCTGCGGCATTTCAAGGTCAAGCCGCCGATACGATCGTTTCCGGCGGTTGCTTCTCTACCGTCGCGGCGAAAAACGCCAGCGCCAAGATAGATCCCTGCCTGAACTGGTCCAAAAACAATCGCGACAAGATCGATACGGTCGGCTTCGTAATCAGGAGAAAAAACCTGATTTCCGGCAAGCTCGAACTGGCGGGGGAGGTTATGTTCACCCGGGCACGGACAGATACTGCGGTCAATGGCGGCAGTTATGTCAACAATCCTCTAGCTCTGGCAGCGCCTGCTCCACCCCTCCCCGCCGGGACGCCCGCGGTCTTTTTCATCCCCGCCTCCGATTACCCTACGCTAAGAAACGACGAAATTACGGTGCGACCGAGTGCCACCTACGCGCTCAGCAAATCGGCGTCGTTGCGGGCGTTCTACATGTTTCAGCGCCTGATGGCCACGGACTGGGCCTACGCTGGACTGCAGTTCGGGACGGGCACGAATTATCTTCCCACTAACGAAAAGTCGCCAAGTTACGGCGTGCATGCCGGCGGCTTTTCGCTGGTTTACACATTCTAG
- the nrfD gene encoding polysulfide reductase NrfD, producing METGKDHAHNEQDLVLLQPVIATRRPFYYLALFFLGFTSIAFFAWMYQLKQGLGVTGLNVPVYWGFYITNFVFFIGISHAGTLISAILRLCHAEWRRSITRAAEVITVLVLFFGVGSVIMDLGRPERALNVLLHPNFHSPLLWDVCSISVYLTASTIYLYLPLIPDIAILRDHGARPAWLYRLLGVGWCASEKQKRLLNRAISVMAVLVIPIAISVHTVVSWVFAMTVQPMWHSSIFGPYFVVGAIFSGIASLLIVMALIRKIYLLQDYLKPIHFNNLGLLLLVMALLWFYFTFAEFITTFYGSDPSHLVVFYSKLSGRYAVPFWTMVVTCFIIPVGILARRKTRTITGCVIASISVNIGMWLERFTIVVPTLSQPRLPWAKASYSPTWVEVAITIGFGATFMFLYMLFTKFFPIVSIWEVQEGREMAVSEVVARVESYFPEEVLPSA from the coding sequence GTGGAGACGGGCAAGGACCACGCACATAACGAACAGGACTTGGTGCTGTTGCAACCTGTGATCGCGACGCGCAGGCCGTTTTACTACCTGGCGTTGTTCTTCCTGGGGTTCACCTCCATTGCATTCTTCGCCTGGATGTACCAGTTAAAGCAGGGCTTGGGCGTGACCGGCCTCAATGTGCCCGTGTACTGGGGCTTCTACATCACCAACTTCGTGTTCTTCATCGGCATCAGCCATGCGGGCACGCTGATCTCGGCCATCCTCCGCCTGTGTCACGCCGAATGGAGGCGCTCCATCACGCGCGCTGCCGAAGTCATCACCGTGCTGGTGCTGTTCTTCGGTGTAGGCAGCGTGATCATGGACCTGGGACGTCCGGAGCGCGCGCTGAACGTGCTACTCCATCCGAATTTCCACTCGCCGCTACTGTGGGACGTGTGCAGCATCAGCGTCTACCTGACCGCCAGCACGATTTATCTCTACCTGCCGCTCATACCTGACATTGCCATCCTGCGCGACCATGGCGCCAGGCCCGCGTGGCTCTATCGCCTGCTCGGCGTTGGATGGTGCGCGAGCGAGAAGCAGAAACGATTGCTCAACCGTGCCATCTCGGTGATGGCCGTGCTGGTGATCCCGATTGCGATTTCGGTGCACACGGTGGTGTCGTGGGTGTTCGCCATGACCGTGCAGCCGATGTGGCACTCCAGCATCTTCGGTCCGTACTTCGTGGTGGGCGCGATCTTTTCCGGCATCGCGTCTTTATTGATCGTGATGGCGCTGATCAGGAAGATCTATTTGCTGCAGGATTACCTCAAACCAATCCACTTCAACAATCTCGGGCTGCTGTTGCTGGTAATGGCCCTGCTGTGGTTCTACTTCACATTTGCCGAGTTCATCACCACGTTTTATGGCAGCGATCCCAGCCACCTGGTTGTCTTCTATTCCAAGCTCAGTGGCCGTTATGCCGTGCCCTTCTGGACGATGGTGGTGACCTGTTTCATCATCCCTGTCGGCATTCTTGCCCGCCGGAAAACGCGCACGATCACGGGATGCGTGATTGCCTCGATCTCAGTGAACATCGGCATGTGGCTGGAGCGGTTCACGATTGTGGTGCCCACCCTGTCGCAACCGCGGCTGCCGTGGGCGAAAGCGAGTTATTCGCCGACATGGGTGGAGGTCGCCATCACCATCGGGTTTGGCGCCACCTTCATGTTCCTGTACATGCTGTTCACGAAATTCTTTCCCATCGTGTCCATCTGGGAAGTGCAGGAGGGCCGTGAAATGGCGGTTTCCGAGGTTGTCGCGCGCGTAGAGTCGTATTTTCCCGAGGAGGTTCTCCCCTCGGCCTGA
- a CDS encoding 4Fe-4S dicluster domain-containing protein, translating into MPRWGMVIDLAKCTACQACTVACQTENNVPCVPPKEAARGRIISWMSVLPQLEGEYPRLSMRPTPLPCVHCDNPPCIRVCPVQATAINPEGVVRQIYARCIGCRYCTNACPYTRRMFNWYKPEFPGEFAEALNPDVSVRPKGVVEKCTLCHHRLQKARDEARAAKRELAEGDYVPACVEICPAGAMYFGDLEDHNSTVATLARSRRAFRPLEELGAHPKVIYLAQGEWSGGDGQGPRT; encoded by the coding sequence ATGCCACGTTGGGGAATGGTGATCGATCTTGCGAAGTGTACGGCTTGTCAGGCGTGCACGGTCGCCTGCCAGACGGAAAACAACGTTCCGTGCGTCCCGCCAAAAGAAGCCGCGCGCGGGCGCATCATCTCGTGGATGAGCGTGCTTCCACAACTCGAGGGCGAATACCCACGGCTGAGCATGCGACCGACGCCACTGCCGTGCGTCCACTGCGACAACCCACCATGCATCCGCGTCTGCCCGGTACAGGCGACCGCGATCAACCCGGAAGGCGTGGTGCGGCAGATTTATGCCCGATGCATCGGCTGCCGATATTGCACCAATGCGTGCCCGTACACGCGGCGCATGTTCAATTGGTACAAACCCGAGTTTCCCGGAGAGTTTGCCGAAGCGCTGAATCCGGATGTTTCCGTGCGGCCGAAGGGCGTGGTGGAAAAGTGCACGCTGTGTCATCACCGGCTGCAAAAAGCTCGCGACGAGGCGCGCGCCGCGAAACGTGAACTGGCCGAAGGCGACTATGTTCCGGCATGCGTCGAGATCTGTCCCGCGGGCGCCATGTACTTCGGCGATCTCGAAGACCATAACTCGACGGTAGCCACATTGGCCCGCAGCCGTCGTGCGTTCAGACCGCTGGAAGAACTCGGGGCGCATCCCAAGGTCATTTATCTGGCACAAGGAGAGTGGAGCGGTGGAGACGGGCAAGGACCACGCACATAA
- the amrB gene encoding AmmeMemoRadiSam system protein B: protein MSVSALSPIISGVMLLTMLVVSANDVGQVRPAAVAGTFYPADRSELEKTVDGLLAGAQVAPVQGQLWAIISPHAGYPYSGAVAAHAYALVKGQKFRRVVVISPSHYESFDFASIYDGDAYATPLGKVAVDKSFAAKLAGASPLLKLSSRGHTPSGDRREHALEVQLPFLQRALGDFQLVPIVMGEQSYEVSRALGVALAKFISGPDTLIVASSDLSHFHNYEEATALDRKPLRAVQAWDYFSLSRNLAAGVWEACGGGPIVAAMIAAERLGATEAALLKYANTGDVTGDHSRVVGYAAAALIQPAAHGSAKIADYSLSKRDQAELLKIVRQSVETAVRQHTLLEPVAPSKSDFLLDERGAFVTLTKRGAVRGCIGYVSALKPLYMTVRDVATFAAMRDPRFPPVAPAELSALEYEISVLSPLRRVTDSKQIQIGRHGLLIKKGNREGVLLPQVPVEQGWNRQTFLEQVCLKAGLPPNAWKDEDTDLFMFTALVFGERKNASDSGESLLEKQAAPPGSGLGPPRR, encoded by the coding sequence ATGTCGGTGTCTGCGCTTTCGCCGATCATATCGGGCGTGATGCTGCTAACGATGCTAGTGGTGTCGGCGAACGATGTGGGCCAAGTCAGGCCCGCGGCGGTCGCCGGTACTTTTTATCCCGCCGATCGAAGTGAGCTGGAAAAAACCGTCGACGGCCTGCTCGCTGGCGCGCAGGTAGCGCCGGTGCAAGGCCAGCTCTGGGCAATCATCTCTCCCCACGCCGGATATCCTTATTCCGGGGCCGTTGCCGCGCACGCGTATGCGCTGGTGAAGGGGCAGAAGTTTCGGCGTGTTGTCGTGATCTCACCGTCGCACTACGAGAGTTTTGACTTCGCTTCCATTTATGACGGTGATGCGTACGCTACTCCACTGGGGAAGGTTGCGGTGGACAAGAGCTTCGCGGCCAAACTGGCCGGGGCAAGTCCACTGCTAAAACTCTCCAGCCGCGGCCATACGCCTTCTGGCGATCGGCGCGAACACGCGCTGGAAGTGCAACTGCCATTTCTGCAACGCGCCCTCGGTGATTTTCAGTTGGTGCCGATTGTGATGGGCGAGCAGAGCTATGAAGTGAGCCGAGCGCTCGGGGTTGCGCTCGCCAAATTCATCAGTGGGCCGGACACGCTGATCGTTGCCAGTTCCGACTTGTCCCACTTCCACAACTATGAGGAGGCCACCGCCCTCGATCGCAAGCCACTGCGGGCGGTGCAAGCCTGGGACTACTTCAGCCTTTCACGCAACCTCGCGGCCGGCGTTTGGGAGGCGTGCGGAGGCGGTCCGATTGTGGCAGCCATGATTGCCGCTGAGCGCCTGGGCGCGACCGAGGCGGCTCTGCTCAAATACGCGAACACCGGCGACGTGACCGGCGACCACAGTCGAGTTGTGGGCTATGCCGCCGCGGCTCTGATTCAGCCGGCCGCACATGGTTCGGCGAAAATCGCGGATTACTCGCTCAGCAAGCGCGATCAGGCTGAGCTGCTGAAGATCGTCCGCCAGTCCGTCGAAACGGCCGTACGGCAGCACACGCTGCTGGAGCCGGTTGCGCCGTCCAAATCCGATTTTCTGCTCGACGAGCGAGGGGCCTTTGTCACCCTCACCAAGCGTGGCGCGGTGCGCGGCTGCATCGGTTACGTCAGCGCGCTTAAACCGCTCTACATGACGGTCCGTGACGTGGCGACGTTCGCCGCCATGCGCGATCCCCGTTTTCCGCCGGTGGCACCGGCCGAGCTCAGCGCCCTGGAATACGAGATTTCAGTGCTGTCTCCGCTCCGCCGGGTTACGGATTCAAAGCAGATTCAGATCGGGCGCCACGGTCTCCTCATCAAGAAAGGCAATCGCGAAGGAGTGTTGCTTCCTCAGGTGCCGGTAGAGCAGGGTTGGAATCGCCAGACTTTTCTTGAGCAGGTTTGCTTGAAGGCCGGCCTCCCGCCCAACGCCTGGAAGGATGAAGACACCGATCTGTTCATGTTTACGGCACTGGTTTTCGGAGAACGCAAAAATGCTAGCGACTCGGGCGAGTCGCTGCTGGAGAAGCAGGCAGCGCCGCCAGGATCGGGCCTAGGGCCACCGCGGAGATGA
- the amrS gene encoding AmmeMemoRadiSam system radical SAM enzyme: MAPAPRLFLGRWFAHQFDEPGIGKHDRKLRVLVYILDIAGALILGLAEAFQAPLNITALGVHLGEHVGVIGLILGGEDSWIASLPNVERAGCDRPGRATILLPTTTMRNIVVCGRAADWPAQVYAGSHPTRMNRGQLFADVRECANKPSGTTGEPHAHEPPRTDRIDALPGDASDWPIATAAASLNRRRFLELAAIPCAACAVAACLPPVSSVSLHASLLPQSDNAMEARFYDKLASKNVQCRLCPRQCVVANGQRGYCNVRENRGGTYYSLVHSRLCTAHIDPIEKKPFFHFRPGTLAFSVATGGCNVNCKFCQNWEIAQVAVEQLRRQYVPPSDLAAAAKQNACPTLAYTYSEPIIASDYYLECAEAGHAVRIKSVFVSNGFICGEPLNKLCDRMDAIKIDLKAFSETYYREVVNAELRPVLDTLLTIRKRGVWLEIVYLVVPTLNDSESELKAMAKWVKTELGPDVPVHFTRFYPLYRLKNLPPTPVETLERAKAIADREGLHFVYVGNVPGNPGEHTYCPQCHHMVVERTGFTVRRLQLKDGKCEFCQQPIPGVWL; the protein is encoded by the coding sequence GTGGCGCCTGCCCCCCGGCTATTTCTCGGGCGCTGGTTTGCTCATCAGTTCGACGAACCGGGGATCGGTAAGCACGATCGCAAACTCAGGGTCCTTGTTTACATCCTTGATATAGCTGGAGCCCTCATCCTTGGCCTTGCGGAGGCATTCCAGGCACCGCTCAACATCACCGCGCTTGGCGTACATCTTGGCGAGCACGTAGGAGTAATAGGCCTGATCCTCGGGGGAGAGGACTCTTGGATCGCATCTCTTCCCAATGTGGAACGAGCGGGGTGCGACAGACCCGGTCGGGCGACGATTCTTCTGCCGACAACCACAATGCGGAATATCGTAGTGTGTGGCAGGGCTGCCGATTGGCCAGCGCAAGTTTATGCAGGCAGCCACCCAACCCGCATGAACCGAGGTCAACTGTTCGCGGATGTCCGGGAGTGTGCGAACAAGCCGAGTGGCACAACCGGGGAGCCGCATGCTCATGAACCTCCCCGGACTGATCGTATCGACGCGTTACCCGGCGATGCCAGCGATTGGCCGATCGCAACTGCCGCCGCAAGCCTCAACCGGCGGCGCTTCCTCGAATTAGCTGCCATCCCCTGCGCCGCGTGTGCGGTAGCGGCTTGTTTGCCGCCGGTTTCCTCCGTGTCGCTGCATGCTTCGCTGCTTCCGCAGAGCGACAATGCCATGGAGGCCCGGTTCTATGACAAGCTCGCATCGAAAAATGTCCAGTGCAGGTTGTGTCCACGGCAATGTGTCGTCGCCAACGGACAACGCGGCTACTGCAATGTCCGCGAAAACCGCGGAGGAACGTACTACAGCCTGGTCCACTCGCGGTTGTGCACGGCGCACATTGACCCCATAGAGAAGAAACCATTCTTCCATTTCCGTCCCGGTACGCTCGCCTTTTCAGTGGCCACGGGCGGCTGCAATGTGAATTGCAAGTTTTGCCAGAACTGGGAGATCGCGCAGGTCGCGGTGGAGCAACTCCGACGGCAGTACGTTCCGCCCTCGGATTTGGCCGCTGCGGCCAAACAGAACGCATGCCCCACGCTCGCCTATACCTACAGCGAACCCATCATCGCGTCCGACTATTACCTGGAATGCGCCGAGGCCGGCCACGCGGTGCGGATCAAGAGCGTGTTCGTAAGCAATGGGTTCATTTGCGGCGAGCCGTTGAACAAGCTCTGCGATCGTATGGACGCGATCAAGATCGACCTGAAGGCGTTTTCCGAGACGTATTACAGGGAAGTTGTGAATGCAGAGCTCAGGCCGGTGTTGGACACGCTTTTGACCATCCGCAAGCGAGGTGTGTGGCTGGAAATCGTCTACCTGGTGGTGCCGACGTTGAACGACAGCGAGAGTGAGTTAAAAGCTATGGCGAAGTGGGTCAAGACTGAACTGGGGCCAGACGTTCCGGTTCATTTCACGCGTTTTTATCCCCTGTATCGTCTGAAGAATCTTCCGCCGACACCCGTCGAAACGCTGGAGCGAGCGAAAGCAATTGCCGACAGGGAAGGGCTCCATTTTGTGTACGTGGGCAATGTGCCGGGCAATCCTGGCGAGCATACGTATTGTCCGCAGTGCCACCACATGGTGGTGGAGCGCACGGGCTTCACCGTGCGCAGGCTGCAGTTGAAAGACGGCAAGTGCGAGTTTTGCCAGCAGCCGATACCGGGAGTGTGGTTGTGA
- a CDS encoding IS3 family transposase gives MPMQGNLSIERMCELARVSRAGFYRSLQQRVPREESMEVRSDIQRVALEHRRRYGYRRVTAELRRRGMPLNRKRVARIMREDNLLAVRRKQFVATTDSNHSLENYLNLARRMTPTGIDQLWVADITYVRLLTEFVYLAVILDSFSRKVVGWTLDRTLTSRLATEALQKAIQSLSRP, from the coding sequence ATGCCGATGCAAGGCAACCTGAGTATCGAGCGCATGTGCGAGTTGGCCAGAGTCAGCAGGGCTGGCTTTTACCGTTCCCTACAACAGCGCGTACCGCGGGAAGAGAGCATGGAAGTGCGGTCCGACATCCAGCGGGTTGCATTGGAGCACCGGCGTCGGTACGGCTACCGGAGGGTGACCGCCGAGCTGAGGCGCCGCGGGATGCCGCTCAATCGCAAACGGGTAGCGCGCATCATGCGCGAGGACAACCTGTTGGCGGTCAGACGCAAGCAGTTCGTGGCCACCACGGACTCCAACCACTCGCTGGAGAATTATCTCAACCTGGCGCGGCGGATGACGCCGACCGGGATCGACCAGCTCTGGGTGGCCGATATCACGTACGTTCGGCTGCTCACCGAGTTTGTCTACCTGGCGGTGATTCTGGACAGCTTCTCGCGCAAGGTTGTCGGCTGGACGCTGGACCGCACGCTGACCAGTCGTTTGGCAACCGAAGCACTGCAGAAGGCGATCCAGTCACTATCAAGACCCTGA